ACCGACGACTTCATCGTGCGCACCATGTCGGCCGACGAGGTGGCCATGTCGGTCGAATGGGCCGCTGCAGAGGGATGGAACCCAGGCCTGCACGACCCGCGCTGTTTCAGGGAAGCGGACCCGGACGGTTTCTTCGTCGGCGTCTGGCGCGGCGAGGCGGTCGCGTGTATTTCCGCCGTCGCCTATGACGACAGCTTTGGCTTCATCGGCCTCTATATCGTGAAGCCCGGGTTTCGCGGCAAGGGCTTCGGCATGCGAACCTGGCAGCACGCCATGCATTACCTGGGAGACCGCAACATCGGTCTCGACGGCGTCGTTGCCCAGCAGGCGAACTACAGGAAGTCCGGCTTCCGGCTCGCGTACCGCAACATCCGCTATCAGGGCCGCGTGAGCGGCATCGGTTGCGCGCAGGTGGCGGCGGCGGACGACGTGCCGTTCGAGCAGGTGCTCGCCTACGATCGTCGCTGTTTTCCCGCGCAGCGCGAACGTTTCCTCTCGACCTGGATCGCGCAGCCGGACGCCGTTGCGCTCGCAACCATCGACGCGGGCCGGGTCGCCGGATACGGCGTCGTGCGGCGCTGCAAGACGGGCTGCAAGATCGGCCCGCTGTTCGCCGACGATGCAGACGTCGCCACCGGCCTCTTTCGCGCGCTTGCGGCACGCATGCCTGGCGAAGTCATCGTGCTCGACGTGCCGGAGACGAATCCTGCGGCCGTCGCGCTGGCCGAGCGGCACGGCATGACGAGCGTCTTCGAAACCGCGCGGATGTACACGAAAGACGCGCCCGCGATTGCGATCGATCGAGTGTTCGGGGTGACGTCGTTCGAACTCGGCTGACGTTGCTAGAGCTCGAGTCGCTGGACATAGCCCGTGAGCTCGAGATAGCCGCGTCCGACCGGTTTGACAGCAGGCTTTGCCGTGCCTGCATCCGCCTCGATGGCCTCGAAGGCCGTCACTGCGCCCTCCCAGTACACCGCGCCAGTCGTCGCACGGCTGTCGAACTCCTGATCGTCCATGAGCGGCGCGAGCGTCAGATGCCGGTCCTGCGCATCGACGCGCATCGCGACCGGATACGCCGCGCCGGTATGCGGCGAACGCCAGCGGCGCAGCGGCGTGAAGCGAATGCTTTCCGGCGATAGCGCATGCGTGCTTCCATCGGCGGCGCGCAGCGTGCCGCCCGCCCAGAACTTGCGCCCTGCCTTATCGCGGATCTGCAACGCCATCAGCGCGCCGCCGTCATCGAAATTGATCCCGATCCAATCCCAGCCAACGGCTTCGTCGGCAAGCGGCGCCGACGACCATTCGTGATCGAGCCACGCCTGCCCGCGCACGCGCTCCCCTTTGCCGCGTGCACGGTCCCGGCGTTCGAGCGTGCCTTCGACTTGCAGCCACGGCTGGCTGTAGTAGTAGCTGGCCTCTTGCGGCAGTGGACCCTTGCGGCTGTACCCGTCAGCGCCATTGACGAGCACGGGCTGTGCCGGCGCCAACGTGAAGGCGAACCCGAAACCGGCCGTAGCCACGCTCAGGCGGTAGCGGCCGTCCACATTGCGCGCGAGCGACCAGTCGTCGATATGAACCGCCGTGTCCGTCTCGCTCGCGCCGGCCAACCCGAAGCCGCGCCGCGCAACGCGCTGATCGTGCTGCAGGCTGCCCGCGCGCGGATCGCTCAGCGCCACGTTGGCGAACAGCAATTGATCCGGCGCGAAGCGGCTCGGGTTCGCCTCGTCGAGCGCGGGACGCGAGCGAAAGAAGGTTGCCTCGAAGCCCAGCGATGCACCGGCATCCGTTTGCAGCCAGCCCGTGACATACCACCATTCGTTGCGATAGCTCGAATGCGCGCCATAGTCGCGCGGGAACACCAGCGGCTGTCCGCTCGTGACCGCGGGATATTGCGGCATGCCCGCCCACGCAGCGTTTTGCGTCAGGGCGGCCAGCGGCCACAAAAGGAACGTGCGTCTTCTCATCGCGTCACCAGTCGTCGCGTACGGCGCGCACCGCATCCACCGACATCGCCGCGCGCGAACTCAGGAGCGCCGTGAGCGCGGCGGCCACGACGACCGCCAGCGCCAGCGCAGCCAGCAGCCCCCACGGCATGTGCACGCTCATCGTCCAGTGAAACGACTGCGGGTTCACGACATGCACGAGCACCATCGCGAGACCCAGGCCCAGCGTGAGCCCGGCGAGCACGCCGAGCAGCGCCACGAGCGCGCCCTCCATCGCGAGCATGAGGGCGATCTGGCGGCGCGTCACGCCGATGTGCCGCAGCATGCCGAACTCGCGCGTGCGGGCCAGCGCCTGCGAGCCGAAGCTCGCGCCAACGCCGAACAGTCCGATGATCACCGCCACCGCTTCCAGCAGATACGTCACGGCGAAGCTGCGATCGAAAATCCGCAGACTCGCCGCGCGGATCTCGCCAGGCTGCGCGAACTGCAGCCGCTGGCCGCCGCGCACGCTCTCGCGCAAGTGCGCGATCGCCTGCGCCGGCGCCACGCCCGGTGCGAGCCATAAGGCGGCGTCGGTCACGCGTATGTCGCCAGTCAGGCGGCGATAGTCGTTGGCGTCGATCACGATGGCGCCGAACTGGCGTGCGTAATCGCGCCAAATGCCGGCCACCGTGAATGGCAGGCGCTGCCCCGCCAGCGGCAACGTGATGCGCTGGCCTGGATGCATCCCGTACAGATCGGCGGCCGCTTCGCTGATCCACACGGGCGGCGGGTCGCCCGGCTGCGGCACGAGCGGCGCGCCCGTGAGCGGCAGACGAGCGGCGGGATTGCGCGCATCGATCGGCCGCGCGAGCAGGCTGACGGGCGGCAGTCGAGCGTCGAGCGAGATTTGTGTCGCACGCAGAAACTCGGCGCGCACGACGCCGGGCGTGGCCGCGATGGCTGCCTGATCGCCTGGCGAGAGGAACGCACTGTCGCCGCCGGGTGCCGAGCGCAGATAGAGCGGCGCGGGCAACAGCAATTGCAGCCAGTCGTCGACGGCGACGCGAAAGCTCGACACCATGATCGCCATCGCCGTCATCAGGCTGAAACTCGTGACGATGCCCGCGAGGCCGATCGTCGCGCGGCCGGGAGCATTGGCGAGCTGCGCCAGCACGAGTTGCGGCACGGCATGATTCGAGCGCGGCAGCACCGTGAACACCGCGCGCGCGATTGCCGGCATCGCGAGCACGCCGCCCAGCAGCAGCAGTGCGATGGAGAGATAGCCGAACACCGGCAAGCCGGCCAAGGGCGGCAATAGCGCCGCGACGAGCCCGGCGGCGATCGCGAGCAGCGCGGCCGTGACGACGCGCCGCTTACGCAAGCGTGCGGCCGGCGCTTCCTCGTCGCCCGCCTTCAGCGCTCGCGCGGGTCGCGCCCTCGCCGCTTCGAGCGCCGGCGCGAGACTGCCGAGCACGGCCGCGGCCACGCCCAGCGCGAAGAATATCGCCGCGGACGTCGCATCGAATTGCACGCGCGGCTGAACGCCTTCGAAATAGCCGCCGCCCAGGTCGCCGCCCGCGTAACGGAGCACGGCGGCCGCGAGCGCAAAGCCGATCGCGAGACCCGCGGCGGCGCCGAGCACGCCGAGGATCGCGCCCTCCGCGACGACGAGCCACAGCACGCCCCGCCGCGTCACGCCGATCGCGCGCAGCAGCGCAAACTGCGCGCGGCGCCGCAGCACGGCGAGCGCCTGCATCGTGAAGACGAGGAACGCGCCCGTGAACAGCGCGACGAGCGCGAGCACGTTGAGATTCGCGCGATAGGCACGCGAGAGCATCGAGGTGCGGTGCGCGTTGTCGCGCGGCGTGACGGCGGAGACACCCGCGGGCAAGCGCGGCGCGATCGCCTGCGCGAACGCTTCGGCATCGACGCCCGGCTTGAGCTTGATGTCGATGCGCCCGAGCGTGCCGAGCCGCTGCAAGCGCCATTGCGCGGCGCCGATGTCCATCACGCCGACGCGCACCGCATCGCCCGACGCGGGCAACACGCCCGCGACGCGCAGCGCGAGCGTTGCGAGCCCGACCTGTAACGTGAGCGTGTCGCCGGGCTTGAGCGCGAGCCAGCTCAGCGCGGCGGGCGAGAGAAACACGGTGTCGGGGTCGAGCAGATCGAGGGTGTTGGCCGTTGTGCCATTGGCGCGACTGCCGCGCTCCACGCGCCCGACGAGATTCGGCGTGACGTAGCCTGCGCGAAATACATCGACGCCCAGCAGCTTCAGCGGCTCGTCGCGTCCCGCCACGCGCGCGTCGACTTCGACCACGGGGCTGGCCGCCGCGACCTCGGGCAAACGGGCAATCCGCGGATACAGCGCCTCGTCGAAGCCCGCGCGCGGGCCGCGCAGTTCGAGATCGGCGTTGCCCATCAGCGAGTTGACGGTGGCCGACAATTCGTTGAGCGCCGCGCGATTGATCAACTGCACGGCGTAGCCCATCGCGACGCCCGCGGCAATCGCGAGAATGCCGATCAACGTGCGCAGCGGATGCGCGCGCATTTCGCCGCCGATGAGCACCGCGCCGAGACCGCCAGCGGGCGTGCGAGCGCCCCGGCAACGCGATGTGCGCGCGGCATCGCACACGCGCGACGCACGCGAGGCCCCGAGCCAGCGCATCGCCTACGCGCCGCCTGCCGGCGGCACGTACGGCTCGAGCCCGTCGGGCGTGAGCCGCAGCACGCGGTCGGCAGCGCCCGCCACGGCAGCCGAGTGCGTCGCGAGCAGCACGCCCGCGCCGTTCTCTTGCGCCAGATCGCGCAGCAGCGCGAGGACGCGCATCGCCGTGTCGTGATCGAGATTGCCGGTGGGCTCGTCGGCCAGCACGAGACGCGGCTCATGCACGAGCGCACGCGCGATCGCCACGCGTTGCAATTCGCCGCCCGACAGCTCGCGCGGCAACGCGTGCTCGCGCGCGCCGAGCCCGACCGCCTGCAGCACGACCGACACGCGCGCCGGCACGTCTTTCGCGCGCGTGCCGTTCAGGAGCAGCGGCAGCGCGACGTTCTGCGCCGCCGAGAGATTCGGCAGCACATGGAACGCCTGGAACACGAAACCCATTTTCTGGCGGCGCTGCAGGGTGGCCGCGTCGTCGTCGAGCGTGGTGAGATCGCTGCCGTCGAAGACGATGTGACCCGCATCCGGCCGGTCGAGTCCGGCCGCGAGATTGAGCAGCGTCGATTTGCCCGCGCCCGATTCGCCCATGATCGCGACGCACTCGCCCGAGCCCAGTTCGAGATTCACGCCGCGCAGCACGTTGCGCGGCGTGGTGCCGTCGTAGCGCTTCGACACATTGGCGAGCGTCAGCATGGCGGACGAGACAGCGCGCCTATTCGGCGAGCCCCATGCCGTGCTGCGGCGAGGTCGTGGTCGAGCCGGGGCGGCGCAGCATCTTGTCGACCTCGCCCGCATGCAGCTCCTCGACCTGGATCATCTGGCGCGCGTACTCCTCGAGCGCGACCGAGCAATCTGCCACGAGCGAGAGCAGTTCGCGGTAAAGACCGAGCGCGACCTGTTCGGCCTCGAGCGATTCGCGCAGGATGGAGCCGATATCGAACGTGTGAGAATCGAGCAGCGGACCGATTTCGAGCGAAGGATACGCGCCGAGCGTCGTGATCCATTCGCCGGCCTGCTGCGCATGCAGGAGCGATTCGTCGGCCTGCTGCCTCAGCCATGAGACGATCGGAATGCGGCCGAAGCCGAACACCAGGAACGAATAGTGCGTGTACCGCACCACGCCCGCCAGCTCGGATTCGAGGATCTTGTTCAGCACGGCGACGACCGGCTCCTTTTCGATCTCAGTCATGTTGCCTCCCATGCAAGGCAAGTAAGCGGTGGGGATGGTTCATCACGCCTCCTTCT
This genomic window from Paraburkholderia acidiphila contains:
- a CDS encoding GNAT family N-acetyltransferase, whose protein sequence is MDQTDDFIVRTMSADEVAMSVEWAAAEGWNPGLHDPRCFREADPDGFFVGVWRGEAVACISAVAYDDSFGFIGLYIVKPGFRGKGFGMRTWQHAMHYLGDRNIGLDGVVAQQANYRKSGFRLAYRNIRYQGRVSGIGCAQVAAADDVPFEQVLAYDRRCFPAQRERFLSTWIAQPDAVALATIDAGRVAGYGVVRRCKTGCKIGPLFADDADVATGLFRALAARMPGEVIVLDVPETNPAAVALAERHGMTSVFETARMYTKDAPAIAIDRVFGVTSFELG
- a CDS encoding lipocalin-like domain-containing protein, whose protein sequence is MRRRTFLLWPLAALTQNAAWAGMPQYPAVTSGQPLVFPRDYGAHSSYRNEWWYVTGWLQTDAGASLGFEATFFRSRPALDEANPSRFAPDQLLFANVALSDPRAGSLQHDQRVARRGFGLAGASETDTAVHIDDWSLARNVDGRYRLSVATAGFGFAFTLAPAQPVLVNGADGYSRKGPLPQEASYYYSQPWLQVEGTLERRDRARGKGERVRGQAWLDHEWSSAPLADEAVGWDWIGINFDDGGALMALQIRDKAGRKFWAGGTLRAADGSTHALSPESIRFTPLRRWRSPHTGAAYPVAMRVDAQDRHLTLAPLMDDQEFDSRATTGAVYWEGAVTAFEAIEADAGTAKPAVKPVGRGYLELTGYVQRLEL
- a CDS encoding FtsX-like permease family protein, with product MRWLGASRASRVCDAARTSRCRGARTPAGGLGAVLIGGEMRAHPLRTLIGILAIAAGVAMGYAVQLINRAALNELSATVNSLMGNADLELRGPRAGFDEALYPRIARLPEVAAASPVVEVDARVAGRDEPLKLLGVDVFRAGYVTPNLVGRVERGSRANGTTANTLDLLDPDTVFLSPAALSWLALKPGDTLTLQVGLATLALRVAGVLPASGDAVRVGVMDIGAAQWRLQRLGTLGRIDIKLKPGVDAEAFAQAIAPRLPAGVSAVTPRDNAHRTSMLSRAYRANLNVLALVALFTGAFLVFTMQALAVLRRRAQFALLRAIGVTRRGVLWLVVAEGAILGVLGAAAGLAIGFALAAAVLRYAGGDLGGGYFEGVQPRVQFDATSAAIFFALGVAAAVLGSLAPALEAARARPARALKAGDEEAPAARLRKRRVVTAALLAIAAGLVAALLPPLAGLPVFGYLSIALLLLGGVLAMPAIARAVFTVLPRSNHAVPQLVLAQLANAPGRATIGLAGIVTSFSLMTAMAIMVSSFRVAVDDWLQLLLPAPLYLRSAPGGDSAFLSPGDQAAIAATPGVVRAEFLRATQISLDARLPPVSLLARPIDARNPAARLPLTGAPLVPQPGDPPPVWISEAAADLYGMHPGQRITLPLAGQRLPFTVAGIWRDYARQFGAIVIDANDYRRLTGDIRVTDAALWLAPGVAPAQAIAHLRESVRGGQRLQFAQPGEIRAASLRIFDRSFAVTYLLEAVAVIIGLFGVGASFGSQALARTREFGMLRHIGVTRRQIALMLAMEGALVALLGVLAGLTLGLGLAMVLVHVVNPQSFHWTMSVHMPWGLLAALALAVVVAAALTALLSSRAAMSVDAVRAVRDDW
- a CDS encoding ABC transporter ATP-binding protein codes for the protein MLTLANVSKRYDGTTPRNVLRGVNLELGSGECVAIMGESGAGKSTLLNLAAGLDRPDAGHIVFDGSDLTTLDDDAATLQRRQKMGFVFQAFHVLPNLSAAQNVALPLLLNGTRAKDVPARVSVVLQAVGLGAREHALPRELSGGELQRVAIARALVHEPRLVLADEPTGNLDHDTAMRVLALLRDLAQENGAGVLLATHSAAVAGAADRVLRLTPDGLEPYVPPAGGA
- a CDS encoding ferritin-like domain-containing protein → MTEIEKEPVVAVLNKILESELAGVVRYTHYSFLVFGFGRIPIVSWLRQQADESLLHAQQAGEWITTLGAYPSLEIGPLLDSHTFDIGSILRESLEAEQVALGLYRELLSLVADCSVALEEYARQMIQVEELHAGEVDKMLRRPGSTTTSPQHGMGLAE